One part of the Aricia agestis chromosome Z, ilAriAges1.1, whole genome shotgun sequence genome encodes these proteins:
- the LOC121739379 gene encoding mitochondrial cardiolipin hydrolase-like: MDWKYAKILLASTAAVVASAVVKKMCKYFYNLKYAEDQDIHDSCNDIMNLRNREINDVILFSDEASHHLRVMPNKGLKICESREINCFKLIKYIKSARETLDVCMYLITSKEIVEHIIRLGQRHVVVRIVVDSDMAFTPPSQIKKLQEYSFIRVQTNKKPILMHHKFCIIDGPKALKRKAILKQYAEKLNIHAKYTRLDDNHQTKIKQVKGFVMSGSLNWSTQAMAANHESVIVTSHPTIVEKFEREFESLWVEDEPALLAPK; the protein is encoded by the exons ATGGATTGGAAATACGCCAAGATTCTTTTGGCTTCGACGGCTGCCGTAGTAGCTTCGGCAGTGGTGAAGAAAATGTGCAAGTACTTTTACAATTTGAAATATGCAGAAGACCAGGACATTCATGATTCATGTAATGATATCATGAATTTAAGAAATCGTGAAATAAACGACGTCATATTATTTTCCGATGAAGCTTCCCACCATCTTAGAGTAATGCCGAACAAGGGTTTGAAAATTTGTGAAAGCAGGGAAATAAATTGTTTCAAATTGATCAAATATATCAAGTCTGCACGAGAAACGTTAGACGTATGTATGTACTTAATAACAAGCAAAGAAATAGTCGAACATATAATTCGTTTGGGACAACGACACGTTGTCGTAAGGATAGTAGTGGACAGTGATATGGCGTTCACACCACCGTCACAAATAAAGAAGTTACAAGAATATA GTTTTATAAGAGTGCAAACGAATAAAAAGCCAATACTGATGCATCACAAGTTTTGTATAATTGACGGCCCAAAGGCTCTAAAACGGAAagctattttaaaacaatacgcAGAGAAACTAAATATACATGCAAAATACACAAGACTTGACGACAATCATCAAACGAAAATAAAGCAAGTTAAAGGTTTTGTCATGTCGGGATCATTGAATTGGTCAACGCAAGCGATGGCTGCTAACCACGAAAGTGTTATTGTAACCTCTCATCCAACGATAGTGGAGAAATTCGAGAGAGAATTTGAAAGTTTGTGGGTAGAAGATGAGCCA GCATTGCTGGCACCAAAATAA